The following nucleotide sequence is from Puniceicoccales bacterium.
TTTGTTTTTAGATCGGAATTAGTTCTACTTTTTTTATTAGCATTGGCAACGCCGTAGCTTTTCGGTCGATCTTTAGGTTTTTCTACAGAAAAGTTACTTTGTTTGTTAGAACTTTCCTTTGCCTTAGAAGAAAAGCCAAAAAATGACATAATTTTTGAAATGAACGAGGAACAGGCACACTTCTTTTTCGTGCAGGCATATTTTTTACCAGTATCATCGTTCCGTGTTCTTTTATTATCAATTCTGCTATATTTTTTCTGGGTTCCATTACGACCAAATTTACTGCCTCTGTTGCTATCGCTGTCAGGACAAGGTTCTTCCGTGACACCGACCAGGTCCGTACAGGAAGGTTGTGATTGGGTTTTAATATCTTCATGCACTGTCGTAGACTTTTTAATCGATACAGGTCGCTTTTGTCCACGTTGTTTGCCACTGTGTTTCATCGATATGGCATCGGACATTACCCTGGAGGTGTCATTCACCACAAAGTCTATGGCAGAACCTTGTGGATCACATTTTTTTATAGCGCTACGGGATGCTCTACCTCTTTTTAGTGAGTTACGGCAACACTTATCACTATTATCACTTGGATCTGGATTTGTCACTGTGCCATCGCATCCAAAATCACCCTCAATAAACCCGATGCGGTTAGCATCGCTCTTTTTGCTTCTTCTAAAATCAGACATCTGTTGTTATAATATAAATCATTTTATGTGTATTTATACACCCTGACTAAAAAACTATAGTGACTAATAATTATTTTTATCAAAATAGATAGCAAGCTAAAATGAGAAATGTTTTGTAGGATAATTTGTTAGTTATGGTAATTTATAGTAATTTACCAATAAAATACTTGCTTAGCCAGTAGCCATTAATAAACTGACATAAACTGAGGCGTAATGTTTTGATGGATTATAAAATAGAAGTTGATACTCTGTTACATAAGCTTGGTAAGACTCTGGATCTTCCGAAGCTGGCATTGGATGCATATAATAGATGTATTTTGATATTTGATGAAAAAATTGTCCTTAATGTGGAATTAGACGAAGTTAATGGTATATTGATTGTATACTCCTACGTGTCGGTGGTTCCATTTGAAGGGCGCGAAAGAATTTTTGAAATGCTACTGGAGGCAAACTTTTTTTGGAAAGACTCTGGTGAAGCAACTCTTAGCATAGATAAACAAACCCAAACTGTTGTTATGGCCCGTAGATTCGAGTTGCCATTGAAAGAATCCTGTAGTCTGGAAGATAGTCTTGGGGAATTTATTGATAACGTTGAAATTTGGTCAAAAAAGCTCGAAGGCTTGGCACTGGAAGCTGAAACGCTTGGGAAAGCTGAGAACCTAAGTAAAAATCAAGTCAATCAAAACAGAGATAAGCTGAGGTAATTATGATGGATGGTATTAATTTAAATAGAGCAGCTGGAGCAGTATTTGGTAAAAATAATGCTAAAATAAATACTAAGGATGCTGTCATTCCACAGGATGCCGATAAGTTTATGAAGCTTGTGGAATCTGGGCATGTGAGTAGACCTGCTGAAAAAATTTCTATCACCAGTAGAAGTGTTAGACAGCTGGACAGAGATGTCAGTTTAAGGGCTCCAAGAACCGTTCATGATACGGCGCGTTCCGTTGATCAACAAGCAGATAACACTCCGCACACCCCATTGGCTAAAAGAACCGTACGCACAATCTCCAGCGGCGAACTATCAGCCAAATTGCCAGGTATTCTTAGGAGATAGTAGGTCCAATCGAAACCTGTTGCTGGTCAGATAAAGCCTGCTAGGCATCACCAGAAATGTCCCGATCATGCTGTGGCTTATTCTTTTTTTGCTTAAAGCATACGTTATTGTCCTTGTCAGTGATTATTGTTAGCGGTAGGCCCTCGACAATATTTCCTTTCAAAAACTCTTCGGATAGAGGATCTTCGATGTATTTTTCTATGGCTCTTCTTAGTGGTCGAGCACCAAATTTTTTATCGTAGCCGTTTTTTATTAGGATTTCTTTGACAGATTCTTCTATTTTGAGCTTTATGTCTTTTGATTCTAGCCGTTCGGCTATCTTTGATATTTCCAAATCTACTATTTTGCCAAGATCATCATGGGATAGCTGGCGAAATACAATCATGTCTGTCAGTCTATTTATAAATTCTGGTTTGAATGATCGCTTGGCATCTTCGATTATGCTTTCTTTGGCTTTCTGGAAATCACTTTCATCTCCGGAACCAAAGCCCAGCGTTGTGCTTTTTTGTAGAAATTGGGCACCAATATTGGTTGTCATTATCAGTATGGTGTTTCTGAAATCAACTTTCCGTCCAAGACTATCCGTAAGATGTCCATCTTCAAGGACCTGAAGCAATATCTGTAGAATATCAGGATGGGCCTTTTCTATCTCATCGAAGAGCACGACCGAGTAGGGCTTTCTTCTTACGGCTTCGGTGAGTTGACCGCCCTCGTCGTAGCCCACATAACCAGGTGGTGACCCTATCATCCTCGATACGGCAAACTTTTCCATATACTCGGACATATCAACCTGGATTAAAGAGTCGTTACTTCCGAACATCTTTTCGGCCAACACCTTGGCAAGATGAGTCTTGCCGACACCGGTGGGGCCAAGGAATAGGAAAGCTCCTATGGGCCTTTTGGGGTCTTTAAGATCGGCTCTTGACCTGCGCAGAGCCCGGGCTATGGCGTCGGTGGCTTCATTTTGACCTATGACCATGCTGCGCAATTCGTCGGCCATTTTTAATAACCGCTCGCTTTCTTTTTGTTCTATTCGCGCCAGAGGAATGCCCGTCCAATTGGATACTATTTTATAGATATCTTCTGGTCCTATCATTGCCCGATGATCTTTTCTAGATTTACGCCATTTTTCTAGTACTAGATCCCTTTCTTCCTTCAATTTTTTTTCTTCATCACGGAACCTGGCCGCATCTTCGAATTTCTGTTCGGATATGGCCCTTTCTTTTAACCCACACACTTCTTCAACTTTTTTCGACAATTTTTCTATTTTCGGCGGACGATTCATCGTGTTGATATGGGCCCGAGATCCTGATTCATCCAAGATATCTATCGCCTTATCTGGTAAAAACCTACCGCTTATGTACCTGTCGGACAGTTTGACTGCAAGTTCGATGGCTTCGTCAGAATATTTGACATTATGATGTGCTTCATATTTTTCCCGGATACCGAAGAGGATTTTCGTTGCGTCTTCGATGCTAGGCGGATCTATATATATGGGTTGGAATCTCCGTTCTAGGGCGGCGTCTTTTTCTATATTTTTTCTATATTCCGCTATGGTTGTGGCGCCTATACATTGTATTTCTCCACGGGATAGGGCAGGCTTTAGGATATTTGAGGCATCCATTGAGCCCTCGGAGGATCCGGCACCGACGATGGTGTGAAGTTCATCAAGAAAAAGTATTATATTTCGGCTTCGCCTTATCTCTTCCATGACGGCCTTCAGCCTTTCCTCAAATTGACCACGATATTTTGTTCCAGCCACCATTAGTGCCAGATCAAGAGTTATAACCTTTTTGCCAGTAAGGAGATCTGGTACGTTTTCATCGGCGATGGCCTGGGCAAGACCCTCGGCTATGGCCGTTTTACCAACACCGGCTTCACCGATTAGAGCCGGGTTGTTTTTAGTTCTTCGGCAAAGCACCTGAATGGTCCGCTCTATTTCTTTTGCCCGGCCTATGACTGGAT
It contains:
- a CDS encoding type III secretion system chaperone; amino-acid sequence: MDYKIEVDTLLHKLGKTLDLPKLALDAYNRCILIFDEKIVLNVELDEVNGILIVYSYVSVVPFEGRERIFEMLLEANFFWKDSGEATLSIDKQTQTVVMARRFELPLKESCSLEDSLGEFIDNVEIWSKKLEGLALEAETLGKAENLSKNQVNQNRDKLR
- a CDS encoding ATP-dependent Clp protease ATP-binding subunit, producing MNPMNFTPRAQQVLVLARQAADRLGQNYVGTEHLLLGLIELGQGIAVNVLQHLGIESDDIKQKVQDMVAEVTHEDDTTAGQHLDSIPFTPRVKKVLISAANEAKALNHPYIGTEHLLLGLMRETEGIAAKVLTEFGVDIDACRNEILSELDPNFIGLQPTKNTEDSDDDDMQEYGHSQPLTQREQKTPALKAFGRDLTALAREGQLDPVIGRAKEIERTIQVLCRRTKNNPALIGEAGVGKTAIAEGLAQAIADENVPDLLTGKKVITLDLALMVAGTKYRGQFEERLKAVMEEIRRSRNIILFLDELHTIVGAGSSEGSMDASNILKPALSRGEIQCIGATTIAEYRKNIEKDAALERRFQPIYIDPPSIEDATKILFGIREKYEAHHNVKYSDEAIELAVKLSDRYISGRFLPDKAIDILDESGSRAHINTMNRPPKIEKLSKKVEEVCGLKERAISEQKFEDAARFRDEEKKLKEERDLVLEKWRKSRKDHRAMIGPEDIYKIVSNWTGIPLARIEQKESERLLKMADELRSMVIGQNEATDAIARALRRSRADLKDPKRPIGAFLFLGPTGVGKTHLAKVLAEKMFGSNDSLIQVDMSEYMEKFAVSRMIGSPPGYVGYDEGGQLTEAVRRKPYSVVLFDEIEKAHPDILQILLQVLEDGHLTDSLGRKVDFRNTILIMTTNIGAQFLQKSTTLGFGSGDESDFQKAKESIIEDAKRSFKPEFINRLTDMIVFRQLSHDDLGKIVDLEISKIAERLESKDIKLKIEESVKEILIKNGYDKKFGARPLRRAIEKYIEDPLSEEFLKGNIVEGLPLTIITDKDNNVCFKQKKNKPQHDRDISGDA